From a single Candidatus Eremiobacteraceae bacterium genomic region:
- a CDS encoding serine hydrolase domain-containing protein yields MHKSLAGIAIALASIMLSTAQLCAQPLDAIQRAAIDKIAQDALDTQRVPGISLAVARGSDILYAQGYGYRDVAHRFAAVADTIYAIGSNTKQFTAAAVMLLAQDKKLDIDAKVADYLPSAPHAAEITVRELLDQTSGLPNYVDHIAMTNRMSTEYRPEQLVALVKNAPLDFLPGTKWEYSNTNYVLLGMLIEKASGMSYSAFVQRRIIAPLGLTSTSFPKTVPVGPQYAVGYQLTGDGATPVVADLSWAYAAGALFSNVADLVKWDDAFWNGRVVDPASLTLMTTPAKLPDGTDTKYGFGWFVSTMYGQREVWHNGGLPGFSTRNATFPDDDHLEIVVLANTISFDPASTVRRIFEVVEPQIVANATPTPAPTSAPGEDPAITARAKEWFVRLEKNDIDRSQLTADMSNALTTDKAAQLAAALGPMGAPTAFVYIGKTVKDPYTIYQYLVQGGQGALVFTFVLDPAGKVAGMFVKPQS; encoded by the coding sequence ATGCACAAGTCACTCGCAGGCATCGCGATCGCCCTCGCCTCGATCATGCTCTCGACCGCACAGCTTTGCGCGCAGCCGCTCGATGCGATCCAGCGCGCCGCCATCGATAAGATCGCGCAAGACGCGCTCGACACACAGCGCGTGCCCGGCATCTCGCTCGCCGTCGCCAGGGGCTCGGATATCCTGTACGCCCAGGGCTATGGCTACCGCGACGTCGCTCACCGCTTCGCTGCCGTGGCCGACACTATCTACGCCATCGGCTCGAACACCAAACAGTTCACCGCTGCGGCCGTCATGCTGCTGGCGCAGGACAAGAAGCTCGACATCGACGCGAAAGTCGCCGACTACCTGCCCTCCGCGCCGCACGCCGCCGAGATCACGGTCCGCGAACTGCTCGACCAGACCTCGGGCCTGCCGAACTACGTGGATCACATCGCCATGACCAACCGCATGTCGACCGAGTACAGGCCCGAGCAGCTCGTCGCCCTGGTCAAGAACGCGCCATTGGATTTCCTCCCGGGGACGAAATGGGAGTACAGCAACACCAACTATGTCTTGCTGGGCATGCTGATCGAGAAGGCGTCCGGCATGTCGTACTCCGCGTTCGTGCAGCGGCGCATCATCGCGCCGCTCGGTCTCACCTCGACATCGTTTCCCAAGACCGTGCCCGTGGGGCCGCAGTACGCGGTCGGATACCAGTTGACCGGCGACGGCGCGACGCCCGTCGTGGCAGACTTGAGTTGGGCGTACGCGGCCGGCGCGCTCTTCTCGAACGTCGCCGACCTCGTCAAGTGGGATGATGCGTTCTGGAACGGCCGCGTCGTGGATCCTGCATCGCTGACGCTGATGACGACGCCGGCAAAGCTTCCCGATGGCACGGACACGAAGTACGGCTTCGGATGGTTCGTCTCCACGATGTACGGCCAGCGCGAGGTGTGGCACAATGGCGGACTGCCCGGCTTCTCGACGCGCAATGCGACGTTTCCAGATGACGATCATCTGGAGATCGTCGTGCTCGCCAACACGATATCGTTCGACCCGGCGTCGACGGTGCGCCGCATATTCGAGGTCGTGGAACCGCAGATCGTCGCCAACGCGACTCCGACGCCCGCGCCGACCTCAGCGCCGGGCGAGGACCCGGCCATCACGGCGCGTGCCAAAGAGTGGTTCGTACGCCTGGAGAAAAACGACATCGATCGTTCGCAGCTCACGGCTGACATGAGCAACGCGCTCACCACCGACAAGGCCGCGCAGCTGGCAGCGGCGCTCGGACCGATGGGCGCTCCGACGGCGTTCGTCTACATCGGCAAGACCGTCAAAGACCCGTACACGATCTATCAATACCTCGTCCAAGGGGGGCAAGGCGCGCTCGTCTTCACGTTCGTCCTCGACCCCGCGGGCAAAGTGGCCGGGATGTTCGTCAAGCCTCAATCGTAA
- a CDS encoding CHASE2 domain-containing protein, with product MSSRPLLRHRILQWWRGLPDRKRDFALNIMIGSLISVLLAPAETTVAVSSLRDKMLTWQISQFAGTDIGASLAFIDIDDQTHVASWGSPYYTPRDKLCRLIDYAAHAGARVIVVDIDLSARSQSQTQRHALTCDSNTPQDERATPPASADDALASYLRRYDAKCPTAGSREGCPPIILTRGLRTSRTDALPNGTPAHEPQPSFLDPIGQESNSVAFGTAIFHVDADSMIRGWRLWEPVCQSLRGRALPSAEMLAVAAYNGKDLVKLQRALDVGLAPQCLQTGEQSTAEQGTPEHAAAGLNAHAQMPRDNFIIDVGYPLELSTSDLERRFFYRFGWAPPGAQRQKGQRLGVVVPAWEITDVEPSQRFNPALLRGKIVVIGGTYSDNPDVHQTPLGEMPGTVVLLNAINALLHDDHIREAPWYLRYGIDAFLTIFVSVLFFYLPHRAALVSASLIIVAAAVTGGYLLLNRGYFFDPIMPILGIQVHELVGGIETWLHQRGVLK from the coding sequence ATGTCAAGCCGGCCGCTACTACGCCACCGCATTCTGCAATGGTGGCGCGGGCTTCCCGATCGCAAGCGCGACTTCGCGCTCAACATCATGATCGGGTCGCTGATCTCAGTGCTGCTTGCGCCGGCCGAGACGACGGTCGCGGTCTCATCGCTGCGCGACAAGATGCTCACCTGGCAGATCAGCCAGTTCGCGGGCACGGATATCGGCGCGAGCCTCGCGTTCATCGATATCGACGACCAGACCCATGTCGCGTCATGGGGTTCGCCGTACTACACGCCGCGCGACAAGCTCTGCAGGCTCATCGACTACGCGGCGCACGCCGGCGCGCGCGTGATCGTCGTCGACATCGACCTGAGCGCGCGTAGCCAAAGCCAAACGCAACGTCACGCGCTGACCTGCGACTCCAACACCCCGCAAGACGAACGCGCTACGCCGCCCGCGAGCGCCGACGACGCTCTCGCGAGCTACCTCCGCCGGTACGACGCGAAATGCCCGACGGCCGGCTCGCGCGAGGGTTGCCCCCCGATCATACTCACGCGCGGCTTGCGCACGTCAAGGACCGACGCGCTCCCAAATGGCACCCCGGCGCACGAACCGCAGCCGTCCTTCCTCGACCCGATCGGCCAAGAATCGAACTCCGTCGCGTTCGGCACCGCCATCTTCCATGTCGACGCCGACTCGATGATCCGCGGCTGGCGCCTTTGGGAACCCGTCTGTCAATCGCTCCGCGGCAGAGCGCTTCCCTCCGCCGAGATGCTCGCCGTGGCGGCATACAACGGCAAAGACCTCGTCAAACTCCAACGCGCGCTCGACGTCGGCCTCGCGCCTCAGTGCTTGCAAACGGGCGAGCAAAGCACCGCGGAACAAGGCACTCCAGAGCACGCCGCGGCAGGGTTAAACGCGCACGCGCAGATGCCGCGCGATAACTTCATCATCGACGTCGGCTACCCGCTCGAGCTGAGCACCAGCGACCTCGAAAGACGTTTCTTCTATCGCTTCGGCTGGGCGCCGCCGGGCGCACAGCGCCAAAAGGGGCAGCGGCTCGGCGTCGTCGTCCCCGCGTGGGAGATCACTGACGTCGAGCCGTCGCAACGCTTCAACCCCGCGCTGCTTCGGGGGAAGATCGTCGTCATCGGCGGAACGTATTCGGACAACCCGGACGTGCACCAGACTCCGCTTGGTGAGATGCCCGGGACGGTCGTGCTGCTCAACGCGATCAACGCACTGCTGCATGACGACCACATCCGCGAAGCCCCATGGTACCTGCGCTACGGCATCGACGCATTTCTCACGATCTTCGTCAGCGTGCTGTTCTTTTACTTACCGCACCGCGCCGCACTGGTGTCCGCATCGTTGATCATCGTGGCGGCCGCGGTCACCGGCGGATACCTGCTCTTGAACCGCGGCTATTTCTTCGATCCGATCATGCCGATCCTCGGCATCCAAGTACACGAGCTCGTCGGCGGGATCGAGACGTGGCTGCACCAGCGAGGAGTGCTGAAGTGA